Proteins encoded in a region of the Raphanus sativus cultivar WK10039 chromosome 8, ASM80110v3, whole genome shotgun sequence genome:
- the LOC108820118 gene encoding uncharacterized protein LOC108820118, with amino-acid sequence MAKIANLDFAPLTVRGDNYLQWALDVEISLGAKGLEHCIVPQNKATKKENSKTLMLIRHHIEESLKAQYLTVSDPYELWKELQMRYDHQKTLILPGATYEWIHLRIQDFKSVNEYNSAMCKIVSKLRLCGETVTDKQLLENTFQTMSSSNMLLQQQYKQKGFKTYSELISCLLLAEQNNELLLKNSELRPPGSKPVPEANHTSNEPNDGAEANHARYDHKGRGSSYGRGRGRKGHGRGRGQGGNSKGRNTPYDRPNQSPYDRPNQSNNGQGKGRGNGTSSKPQNPASSPCHRCGMMNHWAKNCRTAKHLVDLYQESLKGKNPEAHMVYKDGEDDFDHDKDDLMDFETSDILTMLNDDPVE; translated from the coding sequence ATGGCCAAAATCGCAAATTTGGATTTTGCACCTCTAACTGTGAGGGGTGACAATTACCTACAATGGGCACTAGATGTCGAAATTTCTCTCGGAGCCAAAGGCCTAGAGCATTGTATCGTTCCTCAGAACAAAGCTACTAAGAAAGAGAACTCTAAGACCCTCATGCTCATCCGTCATCACATTGAGGAGAGCTTAAAAGCTCAGTACCTCACAGTAAGTGATCCATACGAGTTATGGAAAGAGCTCCAGATGAGATATGATCACCAGAAGACCTTGATTCTTCCGGGTGCCACCTATGAGTGGATTCATCTCAGGATTCAAGACTTTAAGTCTGTGAATGAGTACAACTCAGCCATGTGTAAAATAGTCTCAAAACTGAGGCTATGCGGCGAGACTGTAACTGATAAGCAGTTGTTGGAAAATACTTTCCAGACAATGTCCTCAAGCAATATGTTGCTTCAGCAACAATACAAACAGAAAGGTTTTAAGACCTATAGTGAGCTCATCTCATGTCTATTGCTTGCAGAACAGAACAACGAGCTGCTCTTGAAGAACAGTGAGCTTAGACCACCTGGATCTAAGCCTGTCCCTGAGGCAAATCATACCTCAAATGAGCCTAATGATGGTGCTGAAGCCAACCATGCCCGGTATGACCATAAGGGCCGCGGATCCTCATATGGAAGAGGACGTGGCCGTAAAGGTCATGGGCGAGGACGTGGACAAGGTGGCAACAGCAAAGGGCGTAACACCCCTTATGACCGTCCAAACCAGTCCCCTTATGACCGTCCAAACCAGTCCAATAATGGACAAGGTAAAGGCAGAGGCAATGGGACTTCTTCAAAGCCACAGAATCCTGCAAGCTCACCTTGCCATAGATGCGGAATGATGAATCATTGGGCAAAGAATTGCCGCACAGCCAAGCATCTGGTCGACCTCTATCAAGAGAGTCTTAAGGGCAAGAATCCGGAAGCACACATGGTGTACAAGGATGGTGAGGACGATTTTGATCATGACAAGGACGACCTCATGGACTTTGAGACTTCAGACATACTCACTATGCTGAATGATGATCCAGTCGAATAA